A region from the Silene latifolia isolate original U9 population chromosome 7, ASM4854445v1, whole genome shotgun sequence genome encodes:
- the LOC141590452 gene encoding uncharacterized protein LOC141590452 → MYDALLLKLQALAGKYSTRYLSYAGRIQVLNSAVFGLCNFWCMGLLLPKQVSCKIIKISRDLFWGKEDGARKHVFKSWQSMCVPWEEGGFNIKNVSNWNKAIMLKWLWCLDQNQGAIWISWVRNYLTDQSSIWHLHTKEYHPESIRGILHVREECIDKFGDILAVQRIQAQCVDKGKFSLAKAYHVLRDTFPAQAVYKAIHNGTMVPRHRVTTMMAAQHKLATVDQLVVRGMYLVNRCSLCKHEAESSEHLFFKCSYSAALLSAVKRWIGLNSSAKDLTSLLLWTNCRSKRKHWKNKWISCSLGCLVSALWTERNLRIFEGNERTAPLLLKDIVYTVTTLLLHTVNENVYMAVVEALNERSIVLSD, encoded by the coding sequence ATGTATGATGCTCTTCTTCTCAAGCTTCAGGCTTTAGCAGGCAAGTACTCAACTAGGTACCTTTCCTATGCTGGACGGATTCAGGTGCTAAACTCTGCTGTGTTTGGGCTGTGTAATTTCTGGTGTATGGGTCTGTTGCTCCCTAAGCAAGTTTCCtgcaaaatcatcaaaatcaGCAGGGACCTGTTTTGGGGGAAAGAAGATGGGGCCAGGAAGCATGTTTTCAAAAGTTGGCAAAGCATGTGTGTTCCATGGGAAGAGGGGGGTTTCAATATTAAAAATGTAAGCAATTGGAACAAAGCAATCATGCTCAAATGGCTCTGGTGTTTGGATCAGAACCAGGGTGCTATTTGGATTAGTTGGGTTCGCAATTACTTGACTGACCAGAGTTCCATATGGCATCTACATACTAAAGAATACCACCCAGAAAGCATTCGAGGGATTTTGCATGTTCGAGAGGAATGCATTGATAAGTTTGGGGATATCTTGGCAGTACAACGAATTCAGGCTCAATGTGTTGATAAGGGTAAGTTTTCCCTGGCCAAAGCTTATCATGTTTTACGAGATACCTTCCCAGCTCAGGCAGTGTACAAGGCTATCCATAATGGTACAATGGTGCCTAGACATAGAGTAACAACTATGATGGCTGCCCAGCATAAGTTAGCCACAGTTGATCAGTTAGTTGtcagaggtatgtatctagtgaACCGGTGCAGCTTGTGTAAGCATGAGGCAGAGAGTTCAGAGCACCTGTTCTTCAAGTGTTCTTATTCTGCTGCACTTTTATCTGCTGTTAAGAGGTGGATAGGCCTGAATTCTAGTGCCAAAGACCTTACTTCTCTCCTTCTATGGACGAATTGTCGTAGCAAAAGGAAGCACTGGAAGAATAAATGGATTAGCTGCAGTCTTGGCTGCCTTGTATCTGCACTTTGGACTGAACGGAACCTCAGAATATTTGAGGGCAATGAACGAACAGCTCCTCTTCTTCTCAAAGATATCGTGTACACTGTGACTACTCTTTTGCTCCATACGGTTAATGAAAATGTATATATGGCTGTGGTAGAGGCTTTGAATGAGAGGTCTATTGTTTTGTCGGATTAA